One genomic window of Salvelinus alpinus chromosome 9, SLU_Salpinus.1, whole genome shotgun sequence includes the following:
- the LOC139530701 gene encoding UDP-glucose 4-epimerase-like isoform X2: MAQKVLVTGGGGYIGSHCVVELIEAGFCPVVIDNFSNAVQVREVPESLQRIEKILDTSIEFYELDLLDRTGLEKLFKQHSFSAVMHFAGLKAVGESVEQPLRYYRVNLTATMNLLEVMQTHGVRNLVFSSSATVYGDPQRLPIDEQHPVGGCTNPYGKTKYFIEEMIIDQCKAEKDWNAVLLRYFNPIGAHSSGLIGEDPQGIPNNLLPYVAQVAIGRRKHLNVFGNDYDTIDGTGVRDYIHVVDLAKGHIAALKKLKDNCGCKVYNLGTGTGYSVLQMVKAMEKASGKEIMYLIAPRRGGDVASCYADPLLAEKELGWKADFDLERMCEDLWRWQSKNPTGFTNNSPSSI; the protein is encoded by the exons ATGGCACAGAAGGTCCTGGTGACTGGGGGAGGAGGCTACATCGGCAGCCACTGTGTGGTGGAACTGATTGAGGCAGGATTCTGCCCTGTGGTCATAGATAACTTCAGCAATGCCGTCCAAG TAAGGGAAGTCCCTGAGAGCCTGCAGAGGATAGAGAAAATCCTGGACACCAGCATTGAGTTCTATGAGCTGGACCTGCTGGACCGCACAGGCCTGGAGAAGCTCTTCAAACAG CATTCATTCAGTGCTGTAATGCACTTTGCTGGTCTAAAAGCAGTGGGTGAGTCAGTTGAGCAGCCATTGAGGTACTATCGGGTCAACCTCACTGCAACCATGAACTTGCTTGAG GTGATGCAGACTCATGGCGTGCGCAATCTGGTCTTCAGCAGCTCAGCCACGGTGTATGGAGACCCCCAGCGGCTTCCCATAGACGAACAGCACCCTGTTGGGGGGTGCACCAACCCCTACGGCAAAACCAAGTACTTCATAGAGGAGATGATTATTGACCAGTGTAAGGCAGAGAAG GACTGGAATGCAGTGCTGCTGCGCTATTTTAACCCGATCGGGGCTCACTCCTCTGGGCTCATCGGAGAAGACCCTCAGGGCATCCCCAACAACCTGCTGCCCTATGTCGCCCAG GTGGCCATTGGGAGAAGAAAACACCTCAATGTGTTTGGGAATGATTACGACACTATTGATGGAACAG gaGTGCGAGATTATATCCATGTTGTGGATTTGGCCAAAGGACACATAGCTGCCCTCAAGAAACTGAAGGACAATTGTGGATGCAAG GTGTATAATTTAGGAACAGGAACCGGTTACTCTGTGCTCCAGATGGTGAAGGCTATGGAGAAGGCCTCAGGGAAGGAA ATCATGTACCTGATCGCCCCTCGGCGAGGAGGAGATGTAGCATCCTGCTATGCTGACCCCCTTCTGGCTGAGAAAGAGCTGGGCTGGAAAGCTGACTTCGACCTGGAGAGAATGT GTGAGGACCTGTGGCGCTGGCAGTCCAAAAACCCTACCGGATTCACTAATAACAGCCCGTCTTCAATATGA
- the LOC139530702 gene encoding kazal-type serine protease inhibitor domain-containing protein 1-like isoform X1, translating into MAWAGVWLCMCVGVSVSVHLTLGVPPQHRGWLRLWEEGEGCGECERERCPLAPSNCPAGQVQDSCGCCEQCGNVEGQQCDPDGAQEFYGRCGEGLVCQRRTRRGRRGRGRGEPEPKCVCEAQGSVCGSDGRTYPNLCQLREAASRKGTTLRLTGQGPCYSAPRISRAPRDLSNYTGNDIVFGCEVSAFPLPNLSWRKKGSDNFLPGDDPHISVQTPPSLSSSQARGGPQRYTVSTWLQIQNLHLSDAGIYSCISHNALGETSASARLTVLRQELRVLKGRLNEEEDEEEYYYDDTEEGSDDGQTESGDYLG; encoded by the exons ATGGCCTGGGCTGGGgtgtggttgtgtatgtgtgtcggtGTGAGTGTATCTGTCCATCTGACCCTTGGGGTGCCCCCCCAGCACCGTGGCTGGCTGCGTCTATGGGAGGAGGGCGAGGGCTGTGGGGAGTGTGAGAGGGAGCGCTGCCCTCTGGCGCCCTCTAACTGTCCAGCAGGGCAAGTGCAGGACAGCTGCGGCTGCTGTGAGCAGTGTGGCAACGTGGAGGGGCAGCAATGTGACCCGGATGGGGCGCAGGAGTTCTATGGGCGCTGTGGAGAGGGGCTGGTCTGCCAGAGGAGAACCAGGAGAGGACGGAGGGGCCGCGGGAGGGGTGAACCAgaacctaagtgtgtgtgtgaggcacaGGGCTCTGTGTGTGGCTCTGATGGACGCACCTATCCCAACCTGTGTCAGCTGAGAGAGGCAGCTAGTCGGAAAGGAACCACTCTGAGACTCACTGGACAGGGACCATGCTACTCTG CTCCTCGTATCTCCAGAGCCCCCAGAGACCTGTCCAACTACACTGGAAACGACATTGTGTTTGGCTGTGAGGTCTCTGCCTTCCCTCTGCCCAACCTCAGCTGGAGGAAGAAGGGCAGTGACAACTTCCTGCCAGGGGACGATCCACACATCTCTGTCCAG ACtccgccctccctctcctcctcccaggcTCGAGGTGGCCCCCAGAGGTACACAGTCTCTACCTGGCTGCAGATACAGAATCTTCACCTCTCAGACGCAGGGATCTACTCCTGCATCTCCCACAATGCACTGGGGGAGACGTCTGCGTCCGCCCGTCTCACGGTGCTCAGGCAGG AGCTGAGGGTTCTGAAAGGCCGTCTGaatgaagaggaggatgaagaggagtaTTACTATGACGACACTGAGGAAGGCAGCGATGATGGGCAGACAGAATCTGGAGACTACCTGGGATGA
- the LOC139530702 gene encoding kazal-type serine protease inhibitor domain-containing protein 1-like isoform X2 translates to MAWAGVWLCMCVGVSVSVHLTLGVPPQHRGWLRLWEEGEGCGECERERCPLAPSNCPAGQVQDSCGCCEQCGNVEGQQCDPDGAQEFYGRCGEGLVCQRRTRRGRRGRGRGEPEPKCVCEAQGSVCGSDGRTYPNLCQLREAASRKGTTLRLTGQGPCYSAPRISRAPRDLSNYTGNDIVFGCEVSAFPLPNLSWRKKGSDNFLPGDDPHISVQARGGPQRYTVSTWLQIQNLHLSDAGIYSCISHNALGETSASARLTVLRQELRVLKGRLNEEEDEEEYYYDDTEEGSDDGQTESGDYLG, encoded by the exons ATGGCCTGGGCTGGGgtgtggttgtgtatgtgtgtcggtGTGAGTGTATCTGTCCATCTGACCCTTGGGGTGCCCCCCCAGCACCGTGGCTGGCTGCGTCTATGGGAGGAGGGCGAGGGCTGTGGGGAGTGTGAGAGGGAGCGCTGCCCTCTGGCGCCCTCTAACTGTCCAGCAGGGCAAGTGCAGGACAGCTGCGGCTGCTGTGAGCAGTGTGGCAACGTGGAGGGGCAGCAATGTGACCCGGATGGGGCGCAGGAGTTCTATGGGCGCTGTGGAGAGGGGCTGGTCTGCCAGAGGAGAACCAGGAGAGGACGGAGGGGCCGCGGGAGGGGTGAACCAgaacctaagtgtgtgtgtgaggcacaGGGCTCTGTGTGTGGCTCTGATGGACGCACCTATCCCAACCTGTGTCAGCTGAGAGAGGCAGCTAGTCGGAAAGGAACCACTCTGAGACTCACTGGACAGGGACCATGCTACTCTG CTCCTCGTATCTCCAGAGCCCCCAGAGACCTGTCCAACTACACTGGAAACGACATTGTGTTTGGCTGTGAGGTCTCTGCCTTCCCTCTGCCCAACCTCAGCTGGAGGAAGAAGGGCAGTGACAACTTCCTGCCAGGGGACGATCCACACATCTCTGTCCAG gcTCGAGGTGGCCCCCAGAGGTACACAGTCTCTACCTGGCTGCAGATACAGAATCTTCACCTCTCAGACGCAGGGATCTACTCCTGCATCTCCCACAATGCACTGGGGGAGACGTCTGCGTCCGCCCGTCTCACGGTGCTCAGGCAGG AGCTGAGGGTTCTGAAAGGCCGTCTGaatgaagaggaggatgaagaggagtaTTACTATGACGACACTGAGGAAGGCAGCGATGATGGGCAGACAGAATCTGGAGACTACCTGGGATGA
- the LOC139530701 gene encoding UDP-glucose 4-epimerase-like isoform X1: MAQKVLVTGGGGYIGSHCVVELIEAGFCPVVIDNFSNAVQGVREVPESLQRIEKILDTSIEFYELDLLDRTGLEKLFKQHSFSAVMHFAGLKAVGESVEQPLRYYRVNLTATMNLLEVMQTHGVRNLVFSSSATVYGDPQRLPIDEQHPVGGCTNPYGKTKYFIEEMIIDQCKAEKDWNAVLLRYFNPIGAHSSGLIGEDPQGIPNNLLPYVAQVAIGRRKHLNVFGNDYDTIDGTGVRDYIHVVDLAKGHIAALKKLKDNCGCKVYNLGTGTGYSVLQMVKAMEKASGKEIMYLIAPRRGGDVASCYADPLLAEKELGWKADFDLERMCEDLWRWQSKNPTGFTNNSPSSI; encoded by the exons ATGGCACAGAAGGTCCTGGTGACTGGGGGAGGAGGCTACATCGGCAGCCACTGTGTGGTGGAACTGATTGAGGCAGGATTCTGCCCTGTGGTCATAGATAACTTCAGCAATGCCGTCCAAG GAGTAAGGGAAGTCCCTGAGAGCCTGCAGAGGATAGAGAAAATCCTGGACACCAGCATTGAGTTCTATGAGCTGGACCTGCTGGACCGCACAGGCCTGGAGAAGCTCTTCAAACAG CATTCATTCAGTGCTGTAATGCACTTTGCTGGTCTAAAAGCAGTGGGTGAGTCAGTTGAGCAGCCATTGAGGTACTATCGGGTCAACCTCACTGCAACCATGAACTTGCTTGAG GTGATGCAGACTCATGGCGTGCGCAATCTGGTCTTCAGCAGCTCAGCCACGGTGTATGGAGACCCCCAGCGGCTTCCCATAGACGAACAGCACCCTGTTGGGGGGTGCACCAACCCCTACGGCAAAACCAAGTACTTCATAGAGGAGATGATTATTGACCAGTGTAAGGCAGAGAAG GACTGGAATGCAGTGCTGCTGCGCTATTTTAACCCGATCGGGGCTCACTCCTCTGGGCTCATCGGAGAAGACCCTCAGGGCATCCCCAACAACCTGCTGCCCTATGTCGCCCAG GTGGCCATTGGGAGAAGAAAACACCTCAATGTGTTTGGGAATGATTACGACACTATTGATGGAACAG gaGTGCGAGATTATATCCATGTTGTGGATTTGGCCAAAGGACACATAGCTGCCCTCAAGAAACTGAAGGACAATTGTGGATGCAAG GTGTATAATTTAGGAACAGGAACCGGTTACTCTGTGCTCCAGATGGTGAAGGCTATGGAGAAGGCCTCAGGGAAGGAA ATCATGTACCTGATCGCCCCTCGGCGAGGAGGAGATGTAGCATCCTGCTATGCTGACCCCCTTCTGGCTGAGAAAGAGCTGGGCTGGAAAGCTGACTTCGACCTGGAGAGAATGT GTGAGGACCTGTGGCGCTGGCAGTCCAAAAACCCTACCGGATTCACTAATAACAGCCCGTCTTCAATATGA